The following are from one region of the Sandaracinus amylolyticus genome:
- a CDS encoding VCBS repeat domain-containing M23 family metallopeptidase encodes MGRLSTALVVVLVLGACTNAPEVDVATEAVRCNPVVTVYPVRGRHNHGYDRNAGNSSLWTCDDAYSNEDFIAGDHIGNDIWAAEGTPVVATSAGRLTLVGFSNYSGNKVTVIDDCGWYHFYCHLQRIAPGIRDGVRVTAGQVIGYVGRTGTASNGVVHLHYSIYPDGDYDRGVDPWRYTHPVERNVCGASCTPGAEVCNGRDDDCDGSSDEDEVCEVALLQEQPHAYAPPTTTDVNADGRADVCARGASGVRCWTSREGGWNEAVLAAAWSDAGGWGDVANYATIRMGDVNADGRADLCARANDDVWCAVATADGFAAPAVWRPAISDANGWGNPRFYTTLRLADVNGDRREDLCARDSQGFGCWLSDGTRFDRRIDGPRWSDAAGWGAARFYGTLRMGDVNGDRRSDVCARSSAGVECWLADGEGFPTRVMGPAWSDESGWGAMHYWSTMRLADVNGDGRADVCARSSTDLRCVLATESGFGETVIVAPLSNGSGWSDRSNYATLRVGDVNGDGADDLCARANAQVHCWTWDGDAFVGHAGPAWDDANGWSAAHYYDTIQLADVSGDGLDDICARAAVGWICQPSAGDSFGAVIELGDMSNDQGWTDARYWTTILSSSRTCRSEMEACNGRDDDCDGEVDEHAADEICNGVDDDCDELVDENASGELCNGRDDDCDGTADDGLSCTIDESDGGVPTPRGDGGTGGGRTRVDGGCAVSSGSSASAWWMVMAAMIAVVTRRRRR; translated from the coding sequence ATGGGCAGACTCTCGACCGCGCTCGTCGTCGTTCTCGTGCTGGGCGCGTGCACCAATGCGCCAGAGGTGGACGTCGCGACCGAAGCGGTGCGATGCAACCCGGTCGTCACCGTGTATCCCGTGCGCGGCCGTCACAACCACGGCTACGACCGGAACGCGGGCAACTCGAGCCTGTGGACCTGCGACGACGCCTACTCCAACGAGGACTTCATCGCGGGCGATCACATCGGCAACGACATCTGGGCGGCCGAGGGCACGCCGGTCGTCGCGACGAGCGCGGGGCGCCTGACCCTCGTCGGCTTCTCGAACTACTCGGGCAACAAGGTCACGGTCATCGACGACTGCGGCTGGTACCACTTCTACTGCCACCTGCAGCGCATCGCGCCGGGGATCCGCGACGGAGTGCGCGTGACCGCGGGCCAGGTGATCGGCTACGTGGGCCGCACCGGCACCGCGTCGAACGGCGTGGTGCACCTGCACTACTCGATCTATCCCGACGGCGACTACGACCGCGGGGTCGATCCCTGGCGCTACACGCACCCCGTCGAGCGGAACGTGTGCGGCGCGAGCTGCACGCCCGGCGCCGAGGTCTGCAACGGGCGCGACGACGACTGCGACGGCAGCAGCGACGAGGACGAGGTGTGCGAGGTCGCGCTGCTGCAGGAGCAGCCCCACGCGTACGCGCCTCCGACCACGACCGACGTGAACGCCGACGGACGCGCCGACGTGTGCGCGCGCGGCGCCTCCGGCGTGCGCTGCTGGACCTCGCGCGAGGGCGGATGGAACGAGGCGGTGCTCGCCGCGGCGTGGAGCGATGCGGGCGGCTGGGGCGACGTCGCGAACTACGCGACGATCCGCATGGGCGACGTCAACGCGGACGGACGCGCCGATCTGTGCGCGCGCGCGAACGACGACGTGTGGTGCGCGGTCGCGACCGCCGACGGGTTCGCCGCGCCCGCGGTGTGGCGCCCTGCGATCTCCGACGCCAACGGGTGGGGCAACCCGCGCTTCTACACGACGCTGCGCCTCGCCGACGTGAACGGCGATCGCCGCGAGGATCTGTGCGCGCGCGACAGTCAGGGCTTCGGGTGCTGGCTCTCCGACGGCACGCGCTTCGATCGCCGGATCGACGGGCCGCGGTGGTCGGACGCCGCGGGCTGGGGCGCGGCGCGGTTCTACGGGACGCTGCGCATGGGCGACGTCAACGGCGATCGTCGCAGCGACGTGTGCGCGCGGAGCTCGGCGGGCGTCGAGTGCTGGCTCGCCGACGGCGAGGGCTTCCCGACGCGCGTGATGGGCCCGGCGTGGAGCGACGAGAGCGGCTGGGGCGCGATGCACTACTGGAGCACGATGCGGCTCGCCGACGTGAACGGCGATGGACGCGCCGACGTGTGCGCGCGGAGCTCGACCGATCTGCGCTGCGTGCTCGCGACGGAGAGCGGCTTCGGTGAGACGGTGATCGTCGCTCCGCTGTCGAACGGGAGCGGATGGAGCGATCGCTCGAACTACGCGACGCTGCGGGTGGGCGACGTGAACGGCGACGGCGCCGACGATCTGTGCGCGCGCGCGAACGCGCAGGTGCACTGCTGGACGTGGGACGGCGACGCGTTCGTCGGGCACGCCGGGCCGGCGTGGGACGACGCGAACGGATGGAGCGCGGCCCACTACTACGACACGATCCAGCTCGCCGACGTGAGCGGCGACGGGCTCGACGACATCTGCGCGCGCGCCGCGGTGGGATGGATCTGTCAGCCCTCGGCGGGCGACTCGTTCGGCGCGGTGATCGAGCTCGGCGACATGAGCAACGATCAGGGTTGGACCGACGCGCGCTACTGGACGACGATCCTCTCGAGCAGCCGCACGTGCCGCAGCGAGATGGAGGCGTGCAACGGGCGCGACGACGACTGCGACGGCGAGGTCGACGAGCACGCGGCGGACGAGATCTGCAACGGCGTGGACGACGACTGCGACGAGCTGGTCGACGAGAACGCGAGCGGCGAGCTGTGCAACGGGCGCGACGACGACTGCGATGGCACCGCGGACGACGGGCTCTCGTGCACGATCGACGAGAGCGACGGTGGGGTGCCGACGCCGCGCGGCGACGGCGGGACGGGCGGCGGGCGCACTCGGGTCGACGGCGGCTGCGCGGTGTCGTCGGGATCGAGCGCGAGCGCGTGGTGGATGGTGATGGCGGCGATGATCGCGGTGGTGACGCGTCGTCGTCGACGCTGA